One genomic segment of Panicum virgatum strain AP13 chromosome 2N, P.virgatum_v5, whole genome shotgun sequence includes these proteins:
- the LOC120659949 gene encoding uncharacterized protein LOC120659949 isoform X2 has protein sequence MASVHLLASLLIFLAQASVAAMVKMDFSVLSPVVPWETDDIWRIYAGYFFVLHIPLSFGGLCVVAKVLQCSSLDPMTTVISTVLLQLVELSLALALLQYTAMPGNDVQAFFASKVSTRNWIKETVIGFTVLMILVGITSILADKLVGSEDAYDPILEGILSDSPTSKLLCLFLYCVIAPLSEETIYRGFLLTALSSSMKWRDAVVMSSLAFSVAHLSGGSFVQLFVIGCITGLAYCRTGTLVASFTIHSLYNAVTLYMALAS, from the exons ATGGCATCGGTGCATCTACTTGCATCGCTCCTCATTTTTCTAGCACAAGCATCGGTGGCTGCAATGGTAAAAATG GACTTCTCCGTTCTCTCCCCTGTCGTTCCATGGGAGACTGATGATATATGGAGAATATATGCAGGGTATTTCTTCGTCTTGCATATCCCCTTGAGCTTTGGAGGGCTTTGTGTGGTGGCCAAAGTGCTACAATGCTCCTCACTCGACCCAATGACAACA GTTATTTCTACAGTGTTGCTTCAACTAGTGGAGCTCTCTTTGGCCTTAGCACTACTTCAGTACACTGCAATGCCAGGCAATGATGTTCAGGCTTTCTTTGCCAGTAAGGTTTCTACACGGAATTGGATAAAAGAAACCGTAATAGGCTTCACGGTTTTGATGATCTTGGTAGGGATCACATCTATCTTGGCTGACAAGCTGGTAGGATCTGAG GATGCATATGATCCCATATTAGAAGGAATCCTTTCTGACAGTCCAACCTCTAAGCTACTGTGTTTATTTCTCTACTGTGTTATTGCTCCACTGTCGGAAGAAACAATCTACCGTGGGTTCCTTCTAACAGCCCTGTCTTCTTCCATGAAATGGCGGGATGCTGTCGTGATGAGTTCACTTGCGTTCAGCGTAGCACACCTCTCCGGTGGAAGTTTCGTTCAGCTCTTTGTCATAGGGTGCATTACTGGGTTAGCTTATTGTCGAACTGGAACTTTGGTGGCTTCTTTCACCATCCATTCTTTGTACAATGCTGTCACATTGTACATGGCTTTAGCATCATGA
- the LOC120659949 gene encoding uncharacterized protein LOC120659949 isoform X1, whose amino-acid sequence MLLVASTAGSRPLPLLVPRSGGRGAPPCIRTARPEALTVLQLRSSSSTLSCACSPSPSPAPSPFPEDGGKGSARHLFDDFSVLSPVVPWETDDIWRIYAGYFFVLHIPLSFGGLCVVAKVLQCSSLDPMTTVISTVLLQLVELSLALALLQYTAMPGNDVQAFFASKVSTRNWIKETVIGFTVLMILVGITSILADKLVGSEDAYDPILEGILSDSPTSKLLCLFLYCVIAPLSEETIYRGFLLTALSSSMKWRDAVVMSSLAFSVAHLSGGSFVQLFVIGCITGLAYCRTGTLVASFTIHSLYNAVTLYMALAS is encoded by the exons ATGCTCCTCGTTGCGTCAACCGCAGGTTCCCGTCCGCTCCCGCTCCTCGTCCCCAGAAGCGGAGGCCGAGGAGCTCCGCCTTGTATCCGCACGGCTAGACCCGAAGCTCTGACAGTGCTGCAGCTGCGCTCTTCCTCCTCCACTCTCAGCTGCGCCTGCTCTCCATCTCCGTCTCCCGCTCCCTCACCCTTTCCTGAGGACGGTGGCAAGGGCAGTGCACGCCACCTGTTCGAC GACTTCTCCGTTCTCTCCCCTGTCGTTCCATGGGAGACTGATGATATATGGAGAATATATGCAGGGTATTTCTTCGTCTTGCATATCCCCTTGAGCTTTGGAGGGCTTTGTGTGGTGGCCAAAGTGCTACAATGCTCCTCACTCGACCCAATGACAACA GTTATTTCTACAGTGTTGCTTCAACTAGTGGAGCTCTCTTTGGCCTTAGCACTACTTCAGTACACTGCAATGCCAGGCAATGATGTTCAGGCTTTCTTTGCCAGTAAGGTTTCTACACGGAATTGGATAAAAGAAACCGTAATAGGCTTCACGGTTTTGATGATCTTGGTAGGGATCACATCTATCTTGGCTGACAAGCTGGTAGGATCTGAG GATGCATATGATCCCATATTAGAAGGAATCCTTTCTGACAGTCCAACCTCTAAGCTACTGTGTTTATTTCTCTACTGTGTTATTGCTCCACTGTCGGAAGAAACAATCTACCGTGGGTTCCTTCTAACAGCCCTGTCTTCTTCCATGAAATGGCGGGATGCTGTCGTGATGAGTTCACTTGCGTTCAGCGTAGCACACCTCTCCGGTGGAAGTTTCGTTCAGCTCTTTGTCATAGGGTGCATTACTGGGTTAGCTTATTGTCGAACTGGAACTTTGGTGGCTTCTTTCACCATCCATTCTTTGTACAATGCTGTCACATTGTACATGGCTTTAGCATCATGA
- the LOC120662469 gene encoding uncharacterized protein LOC120662469 translates to MDKRTKVFISTAASYWFLSVMAIIGRSRKRKRVAIREGITYAPMFERDRKRIDYLNDEIWRNNTTCVKMLRMNKARFFRFCQLFRDHALLEDTVHMCVEQQVTMFLYTVGHNVRNRVIATNLGRSGETVSRYFDKVLHAIGELREDYISPPSLDTSPHIEGNPRWDPYFKDCNGAIDGTHVRATVPKEMQHAFRGRKTHCTQNVMAAVDFEQRFTYVLVGWEGTAHDALVLRDALARENGLRVPQGKYYLVDVGYGAKPGFLPLFRGVRYHLNEWGSNPVQNEKELFNHRHSSLRIIIEQAFGALKRRLKVLDDASPFFPFQTQVDIVVACCIIHNWVIEDGRDEFNVPDDSDEEATTYAGTESENAIMVSFRQGLADQMWADRQNHRH, encoded by the exons ATGGATAAGAGAACCAAGGTATTCATTTCTACTGCTGCTTCATATTGGTTCTTGTCGGTCATGGCAATTATTGGTAGGTCTAGGAAAAGAAAACGAGTTGCAATAAGGGAAGGGATTACTTATGCCCCAATGTTTGAAAGGGATAGGAAGAGGATTGACTACCTGAATGACGAAATTTGGAGGAATAACACAACTTGTGTAAAGATGCTGAGAATGAACAAAGCACGTTTCTTTCGGTTTTGTCAGTTGTTTAGAGATCATGCTTTACTTGAAGATACCGTTCATATGTGTGTTGAGCAGCAAGTGACAATGTTTCTATATACTGTTGGACATAATGTTAGGAATAGAGTAATTGCAACCAATTTGGGTAGATCCGGAGAAACGGTCAGTCGTTATTTTGACAAAGTACTTCATGCTATTGGTGAGCTACGAGAGGATTATATTAGTCCCCCTTCATTGGACACTTCACCTCACATAGAAGGAAACCCAAGGTGGGATCCATATTTTAAG GATTGTAATGGAGCCATTGATGGTACACATGTAAGAGCCACTGTTCCTAAGGAAATGCAGCATGCCTTTCGTGGTAGGAAGACCCACTGTACTCAAAATGTAATGGCAGCCGTAGATTTTGAACAAAGGTTCACATATGTCTTGGTGGGATGGGAGGGGACAGCACATGATGCACTAGTTTTACGAGATGCTTTAGCACGTGAGAATGGCCTTCGTGTGCCACAAG GCAAATACTACCTTGTTGATGTTGGATATGGAGCCAAACCAGGATTTTTACCCCTTTTTCGTGGTGTACGCTACCACTTGAATGAATGGGGGAGTAATCCAGTGCAAAATGAGAAGGAATTGTTTAACCATAGGCACAGTTCATTGAGAATCATCATAGAGCAAGCATTTGGAGCCCTAAAAAGGAGACTCAAAGTTCTTGATGATGCCTCTCCTTTTTTTCCATTCCAAACACAAGTAGACATTGTTGTTGCTTGTTGCATCATTCATAATTGGGTGATTGAAGATGGGAGGGATGAATTCAATGTACCAGATGACTCTGATGAGGAAGCAACAACATATGCTGGGACTGAAAGTGAGAATGCCATTATGGTCAGTTTTAGGCAAGGCTTGGCTGACCAAATGTGGGCTGATCGTCAGAACCATAGGCACTAG
- the LOC120659949 gene encoding uncharacterized protein LOC120659949 isoform X3, with amino-acid sequence MASVHLLASLLIFLAQASVAAMDFSVLSPVVPWETDDIWRIYAGYFFVLHIPLSFGGLCVVAKVLQCSSLDPMTTVISTVLLQLVELSLALALLQYTAMPGNDVQAFFASKVSTRNWIKETVIGFTVLMILVGITSILADKLVGSEDAYDPILEGILSDSPTSKLLCLFLYCVIAPLSEETIYRGFLLTALSSSMKWRDAVVMSSLAFSVAHLSGGSFVQLFVIGCITGLAYCRTGTLVASFTIHSLYNAVTLYMALAS; translated from the exons ATGGCATCGGTGCATCTACTTGCATCGCTCCTCATTTTTCTAGCACAAGCATCGGTGGCTGCAATG GACTTCTCCGTTCTCTCCCCTGTCGTTCCATGGGAGACTGATGATATATGGAGAATATATGCAGGGTATTTCTTCGTCTTGCATATCCCCTTGAGCTTTGGAGGGCTTTGTGTGGTGGCCAAAGTGCTACAATGCTCCTCACTCGACCCAATGACAACA GTTATTTCTACAGTGTTGCTTCAACTAGTGGAGCTCTCTTTGGCCTTAGCACTACTTCAGTACACTGCAATGCCAGGCAATGATGTTCAGGCTTTCTTTGCCAGTAAGGTTTCTACACGGAATTGGATAAAAGAAACCGTAATAGGCTTCACGGTTTTGATGATCTTGGTAGGGATCACATCTATCTTGGCTGACAAGCTGGTAGGATCTGAG GATGCATATGATCCCATATTAGAAGGAATCCTTTCTGACAGTCCAACCTCTAAGCTACTGTGTTTATTTCTCTACTGTGTTATTGCTCCACTGTCGGAAGAAACAATCTACCGTGGGTTCCTTCTAACAGCCCTGTCTTCTTCCATGAAATGGCGGGATGCTGTCGTGATGAGTTCACTTGCGTTCAGCGTAGCACACCTCTCCGGTGGAAGTTTCGTTCAGCTCTTTGTCATAGGGTGCATTACTGGGTTAGCTTATTGTCGAACTGGAACTTTGGTGGCTTCTTTCACCATCCATTCTTTGTACAATGCTGTCACATTGTACATGGCTTTAGCATCATGA
- the LOC120659948 gene encoding uncharacterized protein slr1919-like isoform X1 encodes MAGPTSRLLLLARRADRCRSLPLLLPRAVHAAAAAGAPSPTAPPPRLPVSAPVRSYSNAFTSVHGERPSSEYAKIRKESLETQFGRILGSSSRRLFADRGFGPFLALYRAATISFHVVKLTIWHLLLNDMRKRAEKFRETLIRLGPFYIKLGQALSTRPDILPSAYCQELAKLQDQIPPFPTRIALKTIESQLGSRISDLFVDISPEPIAAASLGQVYKAHLRSGELVAVKVQRPGMAPLLTLDALLFHMIGGQLKRFAKARKDLLVAVNEIVRHMFDEIDYVLEGKNAERFATLYSHGGDTSEGSTSIKVPKVYWNYTRKSILTLEWIDGIKLTDAEGISKANLNRKRMIDEGLYCSLRQLLEEGFFHADPHPGNLVATEGGSLAYFDFGMMGDIPRHYRVGLIQMLVHYVNRDSLGLANDFHSLGFVPEGTDLHAVADALRLSFGDVRRQSNDFQGVMNHLYDVMYEFNFSLPPDYALVIRALGSLEGTAKALDPDFKVIESAYPFVIGRLLADPSPDMRKILRELLICDDGSIRWNRLERLIAAISAQSTESSNASGAGSAENANGYSKWRSFDMHSVVAVTEDLFDFILSRKGWRVRVFLVQDIIKASDAFLQEATFPYIFDKEGKMGELNPERSKMIRRLVNAVQSFRQAINLAPDAWSAMLIRTLLKPESQKFVLDVFLSLASHSSYKIPETFWLFMSRFLNYLDKKDTL; translated from the exons ATGGCGGGCCCCACCTCGCGGCTGctcctcctcgcccgccgcgccgaCCGATGTAGAAgcctgcccctcctcctcccccgcgccgTCCACGCAGCGGCCGCGGCAGGGGCGCCCTctccgacggcgccgccgcctcgcctcccAGTCTCAGCCCCGGTGAGGAG CTACTCAAATGCATTCACCAGTGTGCATGGAGAGAGGCCGTCATCAGAATATGCAAAGATCAGAAAGGAATCACTAGAAACCCAGTTTGGAAGAATCTTGGGGTCAAGTTCGCGCAGACTCTTTGCTGACCGAGGCTTTGGTCCATTCCTTGCACTTTACAGGGCTGCTACTATCTCTTTTCATGTTGTGAAGCTCACTATTTGGCATTTATTGCTGAATGACATGCGCAAAAGGGCAGAAAAG TTCCGAGAGACCTTGATACGGTTGGGTCCTTTTTACATCAAG CTTGGACAGGCACTAAGCACACGCCCTGATATACTTCCCAGCGCATACTGTCAAGAGCTTGCAAAGCTACAG GATCAAATACCACCATTTCCAACCCGCATTGCCCTCAAGACCATCGAGTCTCAGTTGGGTTCCCGAATTTCTGATTTGTTTGTGGATATCAGCCCGGAGCCGATTGCAGCAGCATCACTGGGTCAAGTTTACAAAG CTCATCTACGCTCAGGAGAGCTTGTCGCAGTCAAAGTTCAAAGGCCTGGAATGGCGCCCTTGCTGACTCTAGACGCACTTTTGTTTCATATGATTGGAGGGCAATTGAAACGGTTTGCTAAGGCTCGCAAAGATCTACTGGTGGCAGTGAATGAGATT GTCAGGCACATGTTTGATGAAATTGATTATGTTTTAGAAGGGAAAAATGCTGAAAGATTTGCTACTCTTTATTCTCATG GTGGAGATACTTCTGAAGGCAGTACAAGTATCAAGGTCCCCAAAGTATATTGGAATTATACACGTAAATCCATATTGACATTAGAATGGATTGATGGAATTAAGCTAACTGATGCTGAGGGCATCAGCAAAGCCAACTTGAACAGGAAAAGGATGATTGATGAG GGTCTCTATTGCTCATTAAGACAGCTGCTTGAAGAAGGCTTTTTCCATGCAGACCCTCATCCTGGTAATCTAGTTGCAACTGAAGGTGGATCTCTAGCATATTTTGACTTCGGTATGATGGGAGATATTCCAAGGCATTATCGTGTGGGGCTTATACAAATG CTTGTACACTATGTTAATCGTGACTCCTTGGGCTTGGCAAACGACTTCCATTCACTAGGGTTTGTCCCTGAAGGAACAGATTTACATGCTGTTGCAGATGCATTGCGGCTTTCTTTTGGTGATGTCAGGAGGCAATCAAATGATTTTCAG GGCGTAATGAACCATCTGTATGATGTCATGTATGAGTTcaatttctctctccctcctgaTTATGCACTGGTGATAAGAGCTCTGGGATCTCTAGAAGGGACTGCAAAAGCATTGGATCCTGATTTTAAAGTTATCGAGAGTGCATACCCATTTGTTATTGGGAGGCTCCTTGCAGACCCCAGCCCAGATATGAGGAAAATATTGAGGGAGCTTCTTATATGCGATGATGGGTCCATCCGATGGAATCGGCTGGAGAGGCTG ATTGCAGCTATATCTGCACAATCCACAGAGTCTTCAAAtgcatctggagctggctctGCTGAGAATGCCAATGGATATTCTAAGTGGAGATCATTTGATATGCATTCAGTAGTTGCAGTTACAGAAGACCTTTTTGACTTCATTTTATCGAGGAAAGGATGGCGGGTTCGTGTTTTCCTTGTCCAGGACATCATTAAAGCTTCAGACGCATTCCTCCAAGAAGCAACATTCCCATATATATTTGACAAGGAGGGAAAGATGGGAGAGCTAAATCCAGAG AGAAGCAAGATGATCAGGAGGCTGGTGAATGCTGTTCAATCATTCCGTCAAGCCATCAATTTAGCTCCAGATGCTTGGAGTGCCATGCTAATCCGTACCTTGTTGAAACCTGAATCACAAAAATTTGTTCTTGATGTATTTTTGTCCCTGGCAAGCCATTCCAGTTACAAGATTCCAGAAACATTCTGGCTTTTTATGTCGAGATTTCTGAATTACTTGGACAAGAAAGATACGCTTTAG
- the LOC120659948 gene encoding uncharacterized protein slr1919-like isoform X2, whose translation MAGPTSRLLLLARRADRCRSLPLLLPRAVHAAAAAGAPSPTAPPPRLPVSAPVRSYSNAFTSVHGERPSSEYAKIRKESLETQFGRILGSSSRRLFADRGFGPFLALYRAATISFHVVKLTIWHLLLNDMRKRAEKFRETLIRLGPFYIKLGQALSTRPDILPSAYCQELAKLQDQIPPFPTRIALKTIESQLGSRISDLFVDISPEPIAAASLGQVYKAHLRSGELVAVKVQRPGMAPLLTLDALLFHMIGGQLKRFAKARKDLLVAVNEIVRHMFDEIDYVLEGKNAERFATLYSHGGDTSEGSTSIKVPKVYWNYTRKSILTLEWIDGIKLTDAEGISKANLNRKRMIDEGLYCSLRQLLEEGFFHADPHPGNLVATEGGSLAYFDFGMMGDIPRHYRVGLIQMLVHYVNRDSLGLANDFHSLGFVPEGTDLHAVADALRLSFGDVRRQSNDFQGVMNHLYDVMYEFNFSLPPDYALVIRALGSLEGTAKALDPDFKVIESAYPFVIGRLLADPSPDMRKILRELLICDDGSIRWNRLERLIAAISAQSTESSNASGAGSAENANGYSKWRSFDMHSVVAVTEDLFDFILSRKGWRVRVFLVQDIIKASDAFLQEATFPYIFDKEGKMGELNPELPYWRAGLVQSGSVSSLVLEVLGSNQASFLQGEAR comes from the exons ATGGCGGGCCCCACCTCGCGGCTGctcctcctcgcccgccgcgccgaCCGATGTAGAAgcctgcccctcctcctcccccgcgccgTCCACGCAGCGGCCGCGGCAGGGGCGCCCTctccgacggcgccgccgcctcgcctcccAGTCTCAGCCCCGGTGAGGAG CTACTCAAATGCATTCACCAGTGTGCATGGAGAGAGGCCGTCATCAGAATATGCAAAGATCAGAAAGGAATCACTAGAAACCCAGTTTGGAAGAATCTTGGGGTCAAGTTCGCGCAGACTCTTTGCTGACCGAGGCTTTGGTCCATTCCTTGCACTTTACAGGGCTGCTACTATCTCTTTTCATGTTGTGAAGCTCACTATTTGGCATTTATTGCTGAATGACATGCGCAAAAGGGCAGAAAAG TTCCGAGAGACCTTGATACGGTTGGGTCCTTTTTACATCAAG CTTGGACAGGCACTAAGCACACGCCCTGATATACTTCCCAGCGCATACTGTCAAGAGCTTGCAAAGCTACAG GATCAAATACCACCATTTCCAACCCGCATTGCCCTCAAGACCATCGAGTCTCAGTTGGGTTCCCGAATTTCTGATTTGTTTGTGGATATCAGCCCGGAGCCGATTGCAGCAGCATCACTGGGTCAAGTTTACAAAG CTCATCTACGCTCAGGAGAGCTTGTCGCAGTCAAAGTTCAAAGGCCTGGAATGGCGCCCTTGCTGACTCTAGACGCACTTTTGTTTCATATGATTGGAGGGCAATTGAAACGGTTTGCTAAGGCTCGCAAAGATCTACTGGTGGCAGTGAATGAGATT GTCAGGCACATGTTTGATGAAATTGATTATGTTTTAGAAGGGAAAAATGCTGAAAGATTTGCTACTCTTTATTCTCATG GTGGAGATACTTCTGAAGGCAGTACAAGTATCAAGGTCCCCAAAGTATATTGGAATTATACACGTAAATCCATATTGACATTAGAATGGATTGATGGAATTAAGCTAACTGATGCTGAGGGCATCAGCAAAGCCAACTTGAACAGGAAAAGGATGATTGATGAG GGTCTCTATTGCTCATTAAGACAGCTGCTTGAAGAAGGCTTTTTCCATGCAGACCCTCATCCTGGTAATCTAGTTGCAACTGAAGGTGGATCTCTAGCATATTTTGACTTCGGTATGATGGGAGATATTCCAAGGCATTATCGTGTGGGGCTTATACAAATG CTTGTACACTATGTTAATCGTGACTCCTTGGGCTTGGCAAACGACTTCCATTCACTAGGGTTTGTCCCTGAAGGAACAGATTTACATGCTGTTGCAGATGCATTGCGGCTTTCTTTTGGTGATGTCAGGAGGCAATCAAATGATTTTCAG GGCGTAATGAACCATCTGTATGATGTCATGTATGAGTTcaatttctctctccctcctgaTTATGCACTGGTGATAAGAGCTCTGGGATCTCTAGAAGGGACTGCAAAAGCATTGGATCCTGATTTTAAAGTTATCGAGAGTGCATACCCATTTGTTATTGGGAGGCTCCTTGCAGACCCCAGCCCAGATATGAGGAAAATATTGAGGGAGCTTCTTATATGCGATGATGGGTCCATCCGATGGAATCGGCTGGAGAGGCTG ATTGCAGCTATATCTGCACAATCCACAGAGTCTTCAAAtgcatctggagctggctctGCTGAGAATGCCAATGGATATTCTAAGTGGAGATCATTTGATATGCATTCAGTAGTTGCAGTTACAGAAGACCTTTTTGACTTCATTTTATCGAGGAAAGGATGGCGGGTTCGTGTTTTCCTTGTCCAGGACATCATTAAAGCTTCAGACGCATTCCTCCAAGAAGCAACATTCCCATATATATTTGACAAGGAGGGAAAGATGGGAGAGCTAAATCCAGAG CTTCCCTATTGgagggcgggcctggtgcagtCTGGTAGTGTCTCCTCACTTGTGTTGGAGGTCCTGGGTTCCAACCAAGCCTCTTTTTTGCAAGG AGAAGCAAGATGA
- the LOC120658762 gene encoding uncharacterized protein LOC120658762 — translation MHTIFGSTMATGKFAKDSSTLLGTEDEGAEDWETEETGKSNGDAIANENNNGETSSASKTSKIGKTNNNKKTNKRSRTDFDPLVVAINRGSNKIAKAIKEVAKSDNDVPSDLFDNLMTLNGSFNETHLSFYAHLVSQPHIARAFNNLPFHHKLNWVAKHIADNYPEQ, via the coding sequence ATGCACACAATATTTGGAAGTACCATGGCTACAGGCAAGTTTGCAAAGGACTCAAGTACACTTCTAGGTACAGAGGATGAAGGTGCAGAGGATTGGGAGACTGAGGAAACTGGAAAGAGTAATGGGGATGCCATTGCCAATGAAAACAACAATGGGGAAACATCATCTGCAAGCAAGACCAGCAAGATTGGCAagaccaacaacaacaagaagacCAACAAGAGGTCGAGGACTGATTTTGATCCATTGGTTGTTGCAATTAATAGAGGAAGTAACAAGATAGCCAAAGCGATAAAGGAAGTGGCCAAATCAGACAATGATGTGCCTTCAGATTTGTTTGACAACTTGATGACTCTGAATGGTAGTTTCAATGAGACTCACTTATCCTTCTATGCCCATTTGGTCTCCCAACCTCACATAGCTAGAGCTTTCAACAACTTGCCTTTTCACCATAAATTAAATTGGGTTGCAAAGCACATTGCTGACAACTACCCTGAGCAGTAA